One Rhizoctonia solani chromosome 3, complete sequence genomic region harbors:
- a CDS encoding alpha/beta hydrolase family protein has protein sequence MYYPPPEGPRLRGITKPRTLTPLANQQSATPPPPLLAESIRSFLPSWTCTTHVFQAEAPRESMPPGPGSQTVVPSGLNGFEQQAIADARFEEITKLRKYISSGRKELSMNDSTMWSVADRYAPERSCTGNSIGVTVVLFHAGGFHKEIWETTLRYLLSMPQGQANVDEIWSLDAANHGDSALINNKSLGETFKWSVHARYILKFLGNYLPDRTQNGVLQWNLERISNQNAWERFERSFKDQDYVQYGTGKDEHRVKLKYSGYQEATTFNELGRLPCKVWEMLPMLDQRIPLKWIMDSTNGDVSGGRESAQHVVWPWASNSTNIQIKGAGHMIPQEAPKELGS, from the exons ATGTATTATCCTCCACCTGAGGGCCCCAGACTTCGGGGAATAACTAAACCCCGCACTCTGACTCCGCTCGCCAATCAACAGAGCGCAACGCCTCCACCTCCGCTCCTGGCAGAAAGCATCCGGTCCTTCTTACCTAGTTGGACATGTACAACTCATGTGTTCCAAGCTGAAGCACCTCGGGAAAGTATGCCACCAGGTCCAGGCAGTCAAACAGTTGTACCATCTGGATTAAATGGATTTGAGCAACAGGCCATTGCTGACGCCAGGTTCGAGGAGATCACAAAACTCAGAAAATACATCAGTTCAGGACGCAAAGAGCTCTCTATGAATGACTCTACTATGTGGAGCGTTGCAGATCGGTACGCTCCGGAAAGGTCTTGTACGGGCAACAGTATAGGGGTGACCGTCGTGCTCTTTCATGCAGGCGGGTTTCATAAAGAA ATATGGGAAACTACCTTGCGATACCTGTTGTCAATGCCTCAAGGTCAAGCAAATGTGGATGAAATCTGGAGTCTCGACGCAGCGAATCATGGAGACAGTGCGCTTATCAATAATAAGAGCCTAGGAGAAACAT TCAAATGGTCTGTCCATGCACGATACATCCTCAAGTTTCTTGGAAACTACCTCCCCGATAGAACCCAAAACGGCGTACTCCAATGGAACCTTGAACGAATATCCAACCAAAATGCTTGGGAGCGCTTTGAACGCAGTTTCAAGGATC AAGACTACGTCCAATACGGAACAGGCAAAGATGAACATCGTGTCAAACTGAAATATTCAGGATATCAG GAAGCAACTACGTTTAATGAACTTGGACGATTACCCTGCAAGGTTTGGGAAATGCTTCCGATGCTGGATCAACGCATACCATTGAAGTGGATCATGGACTCGACCAATGGTGACGT GTCCGGCGGACGGGAATCTGCACAACATGTTGTTTGGCCCTGGGCTTCTAACTCTACCAACATACAAATTAAAGGCGCAGGTCACATG ATACCTCAGGAAGCGCCCAAAGAGCTTGGTTCGTAA